The nucleotide window ATCCAATGTATGGATCACACAGAACGCACTGTAACAGCCGCTGCAATCAAACGTAGCTGGTGTAATAAAATGCAATGACACTGTCAGTGTGCTTTGTTACATTAGTAGCCTATATCATGGAACATCTATAGATAATCGAATGTGACAGCAGTCCCATAACAGGGTGTGTTGAGGCAATGATGGATTGACAGTAGCCTAATTATTGATTCTGACCCTTTGATGGTGTGAATTTCTGTGGTTGAAGCACTGAACAAACAGTTGTGCATTGTAAAATCCAGTCCAACAGTACAATTATTGCCATACAAGTAAAAAGGTGTCTCAATCCATTAGATCATTTAATACCAGATGATGAACCAGAGGATTTTCAGGCACAATAACAAAAGCATGCCCTTTGGCAAATCACATGATATTCCAACCATTCACAACAAAGGGAAAGATTTAAAAGGAAAGTCCTCAATAGAGTATGGGCTGCTGGCAAGAGCTCACTAGACACTGCTGCTGTAGACAAGCACAATGTCTGAccatgtgggtgtttgtgtgggtggacgGAGAGAGCATTGCCAGTTAGGCTGCTGCTTAGAGTGCTAATCATCAGAAATCATGATGTATAGAGGCCCTGCATGTAGGAATGACTCAATGGCATAAGAAAAAAGCCATGCAGTACTGTACCATGATGACAATCAAGATCACAATAAAAAATGTTCCTTCATCTTTACCCCACAGCACAAAAGATAAAAGGACacaaaatgacaaaaaaaactaAATCCAAATTGATCTCATTATGGTGACACTAACGAAGTAGCATTGAAGTTAGATTTCCACATGGTTGTTTTCGACTGCATGTCTTTAGATCAAGTCCCTTGTCGTTTGTCACTATCATTCAGTAATTCAAAGCTTTTAGATAAAATAGTTTGGTAAAAATAAGAAATTGTCAATTAATATCAACACAAACAATCATCAACCATTTATAAAATAAAACGGGTAAAGCTACACAATGTTACATTCCAATGGTTTAACGTCAATTGGACCCAACTTCATGTTCACTAACTACAACAGAAGCAAAGAACAATGAGCTTCAATTTTCTAAAATGACAAATGTATTTTCATAACACAAAAAACATCTTCAAGCATACTGCGTCTGGCGTGGAGATCCCGCCCCAGCACGTCTTCAAAATCTATAAATAAAATGCATGGCACAACAAAAAAGTAATAAACGAGAAGCAAAACATCATGGCGTACAACTGTCATGACATGATTAGCAAAAAACAATGCTGAAGTGAGCAAAATGTCCAGAGCAGCATCCTGAAACACATGGATGCCAACTGACAAAATTCACATAGTCTAATTACTGTATAACAAGAATAGCTAGAGAATGTGTATTTTTTTCAATATAATATTTGTATTTACATTATTTTTTTATATGAATTCATTTACATAGTACAAGGTGTAGGATGGGGGGAACCAGAGAAGCCTAGGAGATCAGGCATAGCTTTTTATTATGCGACTCAAACATTCCATCTTAGAATATCCTGGGTATTATCAGTTAAGTTCTTTTTCCAGGTGTATTTTTGGAAATGTCCTTTTAAGGCAAAGATATTAAATAAGCTCATATGTAAGTAATACTCTTCTGTTCATTTTAGGAGCCATTGAGATCTTTTCATTTCCCCTACACCCACTTATCTTTAGAGACAAAAACTGacatatctactgtcattaaGAAATAGACCCATAATTACCATTCAATTGAGAAGGggagtattttttttatatttttttttagagaGGAGTAACTAACTCGCGAATCAAAATGTCTGGTTTGCCCTCCTCTCTGCCATGCTAGACCCCCCTGCTCCTAGTGTTTGTTTATTATAAGATCTACTTATAAGATCTCCTCCACTCCATGGGCAAAGATCATGACCAGGCCAGGCTCTAGGATCATGTCCTCTCCCATGTGTTGGTTCTCACAGGCCATCACCACCACCGCCTGTTTCCCAGGGATCCGCTTGGCCACGTAGTTTTCATAGTAGCGCCGGTTCATCTGCCGCGTCTCCAGCGTGGCCAGGCCCTGCGGCCAGTTCCTTTCGTGGGCATTCTCAATCAGGTCGTTAATGATGGACAGAGGACAGCCGCTGTCGATGAGTGAACGCTTGATGACCGCCTGGAGAACTGCGTCTGGCGTGGAGATCATCCCTCCCCAGCGCGTCACCCGCACAGGTTGGAGGGAGTTGACCCATCTGTTGGGCAGGTCAGGAACAGGTGAGATGTGGAATAGGATCTTTAGCTCTAAAGCACTGTGACAacactgctgatgtaaaaagggcttattAAATTTGATTTTTAAAGTGAGTTTGAATGATTGTAGCAGTCAAACAATATCCAACATAATAGACTTGAGGCTGAAATCAAGTGCTGAAACTCCTGAAAATATTCTAGAGGAGAGGGCCAAGGGGACAGGAGAGTAAACTCACTCCAGGATCTCGTTGTATTCAATGCTCTCCTCCAGGTTCTGCATGTTAGGGTTTGCACTGCGTATTGCTCTCATGTTTGCTTTTAGCAGCTGGATGTCCCGTTTCTGACAGTGgaagaaacagacacacaccagaTCCCTGACCATTGAGGAACAGAGCACTAATGGATTTGCATACAGgtatatcacaggaggttggtggagccttaattggggaggacgggttcGTGATAATGGTTggagcggaatggtatcaaacgcatggtttccatgtgtttgatgccaatcCATTCGTGCCGTTCCAGCCatttatgagccgttctcccctccgCAGCCTCCACTGAGGTATATGTATGCAACGTGAGTGTGTGCTTACTTGTTCCCCCAGCTGGTGTTTGTGCTCTGCAGCATTCTTCTCTAGTTCAGAGATCTTGGTCTGCTGATGCTGTACCACGCCACGTAAGTGCTTGATGCAGTTGTGGTTGCACATCTCATCTTTCGGCATCTCCAGCCTGTGGCGAAATTGTGACATTATGAAATTAAAGCCACTAGGTCACTCTAGAGACCACTACAATACTAAATAATAAATACAAGACTAGGTAATATCACATTCTGCAGTGGTGGTGCAGCATGCCCAGCAACTCAAAAGTCACAGCCATGTTTTCCCATTCTGTCTGGTCTACTCTGCTGTGTAATGTGCTCTAATGTCACTTACCCACATCCCTCCTCACAGTTGACAGGTCTTTTTGGGTTGTGCTCGCAGTCCTTCAGGTGAGACTGCAGTTGATCTAGCCGCAGTGTGGCTGTGCAGCCGAAGCCAGCGTTGTCACAAGCGATTTGGAGTTTGGAGAGCATGTTGCGCATGATGCGGGGCACGGGCCGGAGGTGAGCCAGTGTCACCACGCTGCGGTCCACAGGACAGATCTGCTGCTGGTTGAACCACTGGGTGATGCAGGCGTTGCAGAAGGCATGCTCACAGTGTGGGGCCTAGACATAGGAGAAAAAGGAGCGGAGATGGGAAGATGGGAAAATAAGTATATTGTTTGAAATCGGTGAAAGGTCTATATTAAGAACTCAGTGATAACTtgtctaaataaataaaataagtccTTGTAATAGATCTGGTCCAGAGGTATAGTAGGGCATTAACCTGCACTGGCTCCTCCAGTACCATGCTGCAGATGGGACACAGCAGGTCTTCATCCACCTCCCCATGGAACCTGGTGACGTCGTACCCCATGGCACATCACTGATACACACCAATTTCTGCAGAATACAAGGCTAGGTGAGTCAATGCCTGGAGAAAATCCATCTCACCAATGCAAACCTGTCCAGGAGTGTTTATGGGATATCTGCAGAAGCAATGCAGCAAAATGAACATACCCACTTTATCCTGTGCAATTAACATAACTTCAAGGTCAAGCCTTGTTACCATATTAAACAACTTCAGCTATATCATCATACTAAACCATTTGGAGTGGCTCAAGCCAGTAGCTTGAGAGAATTAGTGAGTGAACAAAAGAAAAGCAGTAGTGGTACCTCACTCACAAATGGTCCTCATTTCTCCTATTCAGCAGGACTGTTAAAGGTCACATGGAGTGGTTTGGATGGCACACTGTATGGAGAGACACTCAATCAGACACATAGCTAAGTCTAACTGGGAAGCACATTTCCAGGCATTTACTAGAAATAGTACTGGACCttacttactgactttattgtccccatggggaaattttgttgcagtgtcatgtacacgtttaaatacaaaacaaaattggcaatacaactttcataagtTACAGTACATaccaataaaacattttattttaaagactagcctgctggccttactgagttgataggaacattagcccgagctatttaggagggatatcacacctggcacaaatgattgtctagttctgtttttcctgctgaggggtgccctatacctgcgcccagaggggagtagttcaaagtccgggtacagggggtggcttgggtcttATGACAATTACACAGTAATTAGGCCTACACAATATCCTTGGGATTAATCACGACATGCATCTTCATCTTCGCAACAATGCCTCCTTCACCCACGccaccaaacttaccctagtaaaactgactatcctaccgatcctcgacttcggcgatgtcatctacaaaatagcttccaatactctactcagcaaactggatgcagtctaacagtgccatccgttttgttaccaaagccccttatactacccaccactgcgacctgtatgcgctagtcggctggccctcgctacatattcgtcgccagacccactggctccaggtcatctataagtctatgctaggtaaagctccgccttatctcagctccctggtaacgataacaacacccacccgtagcatgcgctccaacaggtatatctcactggtcatccccaaagccaacacctcctttggccgcctttccttccagttctctgctgccagtgactggaacgaattgcaaaaatcgctgaagctggagacttatatttccctcactaactttaaacatcagatatctgagcagctaaccgatcgctgcagctgtacatagtccatctgtaaatagcccacctaatctacctacctcatccccatattgtttttatttacttttctgctcttttgcacacccgtatctctacttgcacaccatctgctcatttatcactccagtgttaatctgctaaattgtaattatttcgctactatgacctatttattgcctacctcacgccatttgcacacactgttctttttttctattgtgttattgactgtacgcttgtttattccatgtgtaactctgtgttgtttgtgtcgcacagctttgctttatcttcgccaggtcgcagttgtaaaagagaacttgttctcaactagcttacctggttaaataaaggtaaaaaataataatattatgcTTCTCAGCCCAGGCACAGTGCAAGTACACACATCTGTAATAATGTCacctgggcctcccgggtggcgcagtggtctagagcactgcatcgcagtgctatgctgcgccaccagagtctgggttcgcgcccaggctctgtcgcagccggccgcgaccgggaggtccgtggggcgacgcacaattggcttagcgtcgtccgggttagggagggtttggccggtagggatatccttgtctcatcgcgctccagcgactcctgtggcgggccgggcgcagtgcgcgctaactgaggggggcgggtgcacggtgtttcctccgacacattggtgcggctggcttccgggttggaggcgcgctgtgttaagaagcagtgcggcttggttgggttgtgcttcggaggacgcatgactttcgaccttcgtctctcccgagcccgtacgggagttgtagcgatgagacaagatagtaattactagcgattggataccacgaaaaaaaattggggagaaaaggggataaaataaaaaataaaaaaaataataataataataataatgtcacCTGAAGTGCATGACAATGAAAAAAATGATTGGTAGATCAGCTATAAAATAACTGCGGCACCGCGATAACATCTAGCTAGTATCTAAATTTATGGTCTTTCTGGCATACTGAAGATGATGAAACAGGGCATCAGCGTAGTTTGATCTGACTATGGTTTATTTTCTCAAGTGGTGGTTGAGagttaaaagtatgtggacaccccttcaaatttgtggattcggctattttagccacacctgttcctgacaggtgtataaaatcgagcacacagccatgcaatctcaatagacaaacattggcagtagaatagtattactgaagagctcagtgactttcaacgtggcaccgttataggatgccacctttacaacaagtcagttcgccaaatttctgccctgctagagctgccccggtcaactgtaagtgttgttattgtgaagtggaaacgtctaggagcaacaacggctcagccttgaagtggtaggccacacaagctcacagaacggggccgagtgctgaagtgcgtaaaaattgtctgtcctcagttgcaacactcattaccgagttccaaactgcctctggaagtaacataagcacaataactgttcgtcgggaccttcatgaaatgggtttctatggccgaacagccgtacacaagcctaagatcaccatgccaagcatcgcaatgccaagcatcagctggagtggtgtaaagctcaccgccaatggattttggagcagtggaaacctgttctctggtttgatgaatcatgcttcaccatctggtagtctgacagacaaatcttgcccaaatgcatagcgccaactgtaaagttttgtggaggaggaataatggtctggggctgttttatggtttgggctaggccccttacttccagtgaagggaaatcttaacgctactgcGTTATTTTCAGTAATGTTATGTACAATGACATCCTAGACAATTCtttacttccaactttgtggcaacagtttagggaaggccctttcctgtttcagcatgacaatgcccccgtgcacaaagcgaggtccatacagaaatggtttgtcgatctgtgtggaagaacttgactggcctgcacagagccctgaccgtAACCCCATTGAATACTTTTGTGATGAATTGgtacgctgactgcgagccaggcctaatcgcccaacatcagtgcccaacctcactaatgctcttgtggctgaatggaagcaagtccccacagcaatgttctaacatctagtggaaatccttcccagaagagtggaggctgttacagcagcaaagggggggaccaactctatattaatgaccatgattttggaatgagatgttcaacgaacatacttttggtaatgtagtgtagctACTATAGATGATAGACTGTAGTTTAAACTATAATATTGGATTGAAAAACAATTTCCTAATGGTAGAATAAAAGGACAATATTTCTGAAATTGAGAATCTGTTTTACACCTTTGTCTAATCTTTATGCCAACTGTCTAGCCTCCTATTATATGAGTGGAAGCTCGTGTTAAAGCTGACCAGTGACCTATTTTCAGTAACGTTATGGCCGGGGGGTGTGGTTGAGGAATGGTTAAATAAGAGATCCTTTTCGCATATCTGATATTACAAGGCATTTTACAGACTGATAGCCAGctcaatctagctagctaatgttagttggTTAGCAATCTAACGTTAGCCACTACTAGATATACAGCTACTAGCTACGAATGCACTGCAGCTTAAATATATTTCTGTTTTACTAGCTAGCTGCTAGTTAGTTAGCAAGTTGCCACCGAAGAGTCAACATTCGTTTTTTTGTTTAGAATATAGCTAAACCCAACTAGCTAGTTAATgctggctacctagctagcactgcagctgactagctaacattagctagccaaCTGTTGTTGACTTGCTATCTATATCAAGACTGTAACCATgtttcaaaaaaattataataatctgtCATCGGAATGAAAACTTACGTGTTTGAGGCACAAGCAAAATTGCTGCGACAATTTCAGACCTCTGCTAACTAGGTATAGTAGCTGGTTTAGCAAGCAAGCCACTCCTACACCTCCTCGCGGTGCTATGCAACCAGAGCTTGGGGGTGTCTGAAATTATTGAAATCAAATGATATTAAAACATTTAGGATAAAATTATTTTCTTTCGTTTTTCTGTTGACATACTTGGGGGGGGAAAATCACAATCTAATTTGTAATTCAGCTTTGGATACGGGCTCTCAAGTTTGGGGCCATTCGGGGGGGCTCCATTTTCCTGTGCAAGTGGCAGACTCCTAGAGTCCTCTGGGAGATTACACACAGGGGGACCACTCACTGTCCTATTTTCTTCAGGGTGTCACTGCCTGTTGTGGGGTCAAGACAACCATCATCTTTTGGCTCTCAAAGGCCATAGATGAACCAGC belongs to Salvelinus alpinus chromosome 28, SLU_Salpinus.1, whole genome shotgun sequence and includes:
- the LOC139557575 gene encoding E3 ubiquitin-protein ligase NRDP1-like; protein product: MGYDVTRFHGEVDEDLLCPICSMVLEEPVQAPHCEHAFCNACITQWFNQQQICPVDRSVVTLAHLRPVPRIMRNMLSKLQIACDNAGFGCTATLRLDQLQSHLKDCEHNPKRPVNCEEGCGLEMPKDEMCNHNCIKHLRGVVQHQQTKISELEKNAAEHKHQLGEQKRDIQLLKANMRAIRSANPNMQNLEESIEYNEILEWVNSLQPVRVTRWGGMISTPDAVLQAVIKRSLIDSGCPLSIINDLIENAHERNWPQGLATLETRQMNRRYYENYVAKRIPGKQAVVVMACENQHMGEDMILEPGLVMIFAHGVEEIL